In Cicer arietinum cultivar CDC Frontier isolate Library 1 chromosome 7, Cicar.CDCFrontier_v2.0, whole genome shotgun sequence, a single window of DNA contains:
- the LOC101510112 gene encoding zinc finger CCCH domain-containing protein 17-like — MDMKVAKNISTQRVIPKPCHYWLAGRCNRNPCRFLHEATPHTFTASCNVNAGYHSSRKRHSSSESEKPLPKRNSKTVLIRKSGDGGDRTPVAEASQKPSPIICKYWMDENCVYGDHCRYLHSWFYGDALSTLTKLQGHKKLVTGITLPVGSNKLYSGSTDGTLRTWDCHSGKCDNVMNLGAEVTSLISEGPWIFVGLPNIIKAWNLQTASQFTLDGPKGRILAMVVGKDTLLAGAEDGVISAWRVSSEPSSSFEMVASLHGHTKSVVCLTIGCRKMLYSGSMDQTIKVWNLDTFECTMTLHGHTGAVTSLICWDNFLLSGSSDCTIKIWAATEEGPLKVIYSQNVENVVIALNGMTDAEGKHILFCSCKDNSVRLYELPSFSERGRLFARREFGSIEIGSGGLFFTGDGTGLMTVWKWLEDPKLAGSS, encoded by the exons ATGGATATGAAGGTTGCGAAGAATATTAGTACCCAACGAGTCATTCCAAAACCATGCCACTATTGGCTTGCTGGTAGATGCAACAGAAACCCTTGTAGGTTTTTACACGAAGCAACACCACACACATTCACTGCCTCTTGTAATGTAAACGCTGGATATCACAGTTCAAGAAAGCGCCATTCCTCCTCTGAATCTGAGAAGCCCCTTCCTAAGCGCAATTCAAAGACTGTCTTGATTAGAAAGAGTGGAGATGGTGGAGACAGGACTCCAGTTGCTGAGGCTTCTCAGAAACCTTCACCAATTATCTGCAAATACTGGATGGACGAAAACTGTGTTTATGGTGATCATTGCCGATATTTACATTCGTGGTTTTACGGTGATGCTTTGTCCACATTAACAAAGCTTCAAGGACACAAGAAG CTTGTTACTGGAATTACACTTCCAGTTGGATCAAACAAACTTTATTCTGGAAGTACTGATGGGACACTTCGGACATGGGACTGTCATTCTGGTAAATGTGATAATGTGATGAATCTTGGTGCTGAAGTCACGTCTTTGATCAGTGAGGGCCCTTGGATTTTTGTTGGTCTGCCAAATATTATCAAG GCATGGAATCTTCAGACTGCATCACAGTTTACCCTTGATGGACCTAAGGGTCGAATCCTTGCCATGGTTGTTGGCAAAGATACACTATTAGCTGGAGCAGAG GATGGCGTAATTTCTGCATGGAGAGTCAGCTCTGAACCCAGTTCTTCTTTCGAAATGGTTGCCTCACTACATGGCCACACTAAATCTGTGGTTTGCCTTACCATTGGATGCCGCAAGATGCTTTACTCAGGATCAATGGACCAAACCATTAAG GTTTGGAATCTTGACACATTTGAGTGTACAATGACACTCCATGGGCATACTGGCGCAGTCACATCCCTTATATGTTGGGACAATTTCTTGTTATCTGGTTCATCTGACTGCACCATTAAGATCTGGGCTGCCACTGAAGAGGGACCTCTAAAAGTGATATATTCACAAAATGTGGAAAAC gTTGTTATTGCACTTAATGGGATGACTGATGCAGAAGGCAAACATATATTGTTCTGCTCCTGCAAAGACAATTCAGTTCGCCTGTATGAATTACCATC attttCAGAGAGGGGTAGATTGTTTGCTAGACGAGAATTTGGATCAATAGAGATTGGTTCTGGTGGACTATTCTTCACCGGAGATGGTACTGGTTTGATGACGGTCTGGAAATGGTTGGAAGATCCCAAATTGGCAGGATCCTCTTGA